The Thermodesulfobacteriota bacterium nucleotide sequence CCCTCTATAAGCAGACCGCCGAGGCCCCGGAGGGGGAGGGGGGGGAGGAGGGCGAAGCCGCCCCGGAGGCGGGCAAGGTCGACGCCGAGGTTGTCGACGCCGAAGTGGTCGAGGAGAAGCAGAACCCTCCGGAATAAACGTACACCTATCGTCCCGGCTACGCCCGTAAAAACGCATGCAGAGAAAAGACTACTACAAAGTGCTGGGCGTGGCCGGGGACGCCACCGCCGAAGAGATAAAGAAGGCCTACCGCAGCCTCGCCAGGAAGTATCATCCCGACCTGCACCCCGACGACAAAGAGAACGAAGCCCGGTTCAAGGAGATAAACGAAGCCCACTCCGTACTGGGGGACCCGAAGAAACGCCGTGAATACGACATGGGGG carries:
- a CDS encoding DnaJ domain-containing protein, translating into MQRKDYYKVLGVAGDATAEEIKKAYRSLARKYHPDLHPDDKENEARFKEINEAHSVLGDPKKRREYDMG